Proteins encoded within one genomic window of Mesobacillus subterraneus:
- the proS gene encoding proline--tRNA ligase gives MAQQSNDFTKWYIDTIQKAELFDYTPVRGCIAFKPDGYEIWEHIQAEMDKRFKETGHRNAYFPMLIPESFFQKEKDHIEGFSPELPWVTEAAGEQLEERLALRPTSETMIGHLYSNWIKSYRDLPVLINQWANVFRWEKKTLPFIRTSEFLWQEGHTAHVDEEDARKETMQMLNIYKEVVEGLLAIPVYDGQKTPSERFAGAVDTYSIEAMMRDGKAVQAGTSHYLGTKFAEAFDIKYLNKENKHTFVHTTSWGTSTRLIGSVIMVHGDEQGLVLPPRIAPTQVVLIPVGPWKKNPAIIEKLDEIFAALKAEGIRVRLDDSDQSPGYKFNEWELKGVPVRIELGPRDLDQNQGLMKARDMDEKISVPLESMVEKVKNELETMQIRLFEKAKAFREENSHTHIDTLEQLEQHIAESKVSENIPGWVLAGWCGDDACEESVKEKTKFTTRNIPFNPPTEKQTCIQCGSESKHTVWFARAY, from the coding sequence ATGGCACAACAAAGCAATGATTTTACAAAATGGTATATTGATACGATTCAAAAAGCGGAATTATTTGATTACACTCCGGTTCGCGGATGTATTGCTTTTAAGCCGGATGGTTATGAAATCTGGGAACATATCCAGGCTGAAATGGACAAGCGGTTCAAGGAAACAGGCCACCGCAATGCTTATTTCCCAATGTTGATTCCGGAAAGCTTCTTCCAGAAGGAAAAGGATCATATTGAAGGCTTCTCGCCGGAACTTCCGTGGGTTACTGAAGCTGCAGGAGAACAATTAGAAGAACGTCTTGCGTTGAGGCCAACTTCGGAAACGATGATTGGGCATTTGTATTCAAATTGGATTAAAAGTTATCGGGACCTTCCTGTTTTGATTAATCAATGGGCTAATGTATTCCGCTGGGAAAAGAAAACTCTCCCATTCATCCGCACCTCTGAGTTTTTATGGCAAGAAGGTCACACAGCACATGTTGACGAGGAAGATGCACGCAAGGAAACGATGCAAATGTTGAATATTTATAAAGAAGTGGTCGAAGGGTTGCTTGCGATTCCCGTTTATGATGGGCAAAAAACGCCTTCTGAAAGATTTGCAGGTGCCGTTGACACCTATTCGATCGAAGCAATGATGAGGGATGGAAAAGCCGTGCAAGCAGGAACATCCCACTACTTGGGTACGAAATTTGCGGAAGCATTCGATATTAAATACTTGAATAAAGAAAACAAACACACATTTGTACATACAACATCATGGGGTACGTCCACTCGTTTGATTGGCTCTGTTATCATGGTCCATGGTGACGAGCAGGGTCTAGTCCTGCCGCCGAGAATCGCACCGACACAAGTCGTCCTAATCCCGGTTGGCCCTTGGAAAAAGAACCCGGCAATCATTGAGAAACTGGATGAGATCTTCGCCGCTTTAAAAGCAGAAGGTATTCGCGTTCGTCTTGATGATTCCGATCAATCACCAGGATATAAATTCAATGAGTGGGAGTTAAAAGGTGTTCCTGTCCGTATTGAATTAGGACCACGTGATTTAGATCAAAATCAGGGCTTGATGAAGGCTCGGGATATGGATGAGAAGATTTCTGTGCCATTGGAATCCATGGTCGAAAAAGTTAAAAATGAACTAGAAACGATGCAGATTCGTCTGTTCGAAAAAGCAAAAGCATTCCGTGAAGAGAATTCTCATACTCATATTGATACCCTGGAACAGCTCGAACAGCATATTGCTGAGTCCAAGGTAAGTGAAAATATCCCAGGATGGGTATTGGCAGGCTGGTGCGGAGACGATGCTTGTGAAGAAAGCGTAAAAGAAAAAACAAAATTCACAACTCGAAACATCCCATTTAACCCACCAACAGAAAAACAGACATGCATTCAATGTGGGAGCGAATCGAAACATACCGTCTGGTTTGCACGTGCTTATTAA
- a CDS encoding CZB domain-containing protein, giving the protein MILGVFPNTITTHFQSISDNLHKGVDFSTSVAEELQNLNNNLQTVGKNISEISSVTEEQAATTDDVVNRNLSMVEAIEKGEAVARKTGQAVYNLSKMIDKYRTEAISHNMKYSQEDLIQLSITDHLLWRWRVYNIILGFEHLTEADVASHTTCRLGKWYYGAAEKVIGDDPAFKKLEQPHIRIHELARRAVKEVNNGDREKAEHTLQEMGEASREVVSLMNELRNKLIEKKKPYIQSLIM; this is encoded by the coding sequence ATGATCTTGGGGGTATTTCCCAATACAATCACAACACATTTCCAATCAATTTCCGACAACCTGCATAAAGGAGTCGATTTCTCCACCTCTGTTGCAGAAGAATTGCAGAACCTCAATAATAATCTGCAGACCGTTGGCAAAAATATATCAGAGATTTCATCTGTAACTGAAGAACAGGCTGCAACGACGGATGATGTCGTGAACCGCAACCTGTCAATGGTAGAAGCTATCGAAAAAGGTGAAGCAGTTGCCAGGAAGACCGGCCAGGCAGTATATAACCTTAGCAAAATGATCGATAAATATCGGACCGAAGCGATATCACATAATATGAAATACAGTCAGGAAGACCTTATTCAACTATCCATTACCGACCATCTACTGTGGCGCTGGAGAGTGTATAATATCATTCTTGGTTTCGAACACCTGACCGAAGCTGATGTTGCCTCCCATACAACGTGTCGGCTTGGCAAATGGTATTATGGAGCAGCAGAAAAGGTAATTGGCGACGACCCGGCATTTAAAAAACTCGAACAGCCCCATATTCGTATACATGAATTAGCAAGAAGAGCGGTTAAGGAAGTAAATAACGGAGATCGGGAAAAAGCAGAACATACACTTCAAGAAATGGGAGAAGCCTCGAGGGAAGTAGTATCCTTGATGAATGAATTGCGTAACAAGCTCATCGAAAAGAAGAAACCATATATACAATCATTGATTATGTAA
- a CDS encoding methyl-accepting chemotaxis protein has translation MKGVISFIHEIAEQTNLLALNASIEAARAGENGKGFAVVAEEVRKLADHTKSSLTSINSDINDLGGISQYNHNTFPINFRQPA, from the coding sequence ATGAAAGGAGTCATCTCCTTCATTCACGAGATAGCAGAACAAACCAATCTGCTTGCATTGAATGCATCCATCGAGGCCGCCCGCGCAGGTGAAAATGGCAAAGGTTTCGCTGTCGTTGCAGAAGAAGTACGGAAGCTGGCAGATCATACTAAGAGTTCTTTGACATCAATCAACAGTGATATCAATGATCTTGGGGGTATTTCCCAATACAATCACAACACATTTCCAATCAATTTCCGACAACCTGCATAA
- a CDS encoding protoglobin domain-containing protein yields MNFLSSKRKFSIFNEGITDIETNERFKEKLKFLGMTKQNRETVTQLQELYAEYHEEILGSFIVRFKEIPHILEKMGTVDEENIQQAFHVYLISLFEDDLDLYYVFKRRTIAEMHEKLGVTPDWLIPVFHILSQQITIKIAEKWANKPELMIKMITAFQALITIDQQLIIETYMEHTASDFIHGLAEIIEYNANIEEVKELLDYQAQQVQEAQAINAAMEELTDSTEEIASTIGEINSLTIEKLDDLDKGIKHLDAVTYTFKEIDQQQIHVVSSVDELNKKSIEHERSHLLHSRDSRTNQSACIECIHRGRPRR; encoded by the coding sequence GTGAATTTCTTATCCAGTAAGAGGAAGTTTTCGATATTTAATGAAGGAATTACTGACATTGAAACAAATGAAAGATTCAAAGAAAAGCTTAAATTCCTTGGTATGACCAAGCAAAACCGAGAGACGGTAACACAATTGCAGGAGCTCTACGCAGAATATCACGAAGAAATTCTTGGGAGTTTTATTGTGCGATTTAAAGAAATCCCGCATATCCTTGAAAAAATGGGAACAGTTGATGAAGAAAATATACAGCAAGCTTTCCATGTGTATTTAATCAGTCTATTTGAAGATGATCTCGATCTTTATTATGTATTTAAACGGAGAACGATTGCCGAAATGCATGAGAAATTAGGTGTGACACCCGATTGGCTGATTCCTGTCTTCCACATTTTAAGTCAGCAGATTACAATAAAAATCGCAGAAAAATGGGCGAATAAGCCGGAGCTAATGATCAAAATGATTACTGCTTTCCAGGCTTTAATCACTATAGATCAACAACTCATCATCGAGACATATATGGAGCACACTGCAAGCGACTTTATTCACGGATTGGCTGAGATTATTGAATATAATGCCAACATTGAGGAAGTTAAAGAACTACTGGATTACCAGGCTCAGCAAGTGCAGGAAGCACAGGCAATCAATGCTGCCATGGAAGAGCTGACAGATTCTACAGAAGAAATTGCCTCAACAATTGGTGAAATTAATAGTCTTACTATAGAAAAACTTGATGATTTGGATAAGGGCATCAAGCACCTTGATGCTGTTACATACACTTTCAAGGAAATCGATCAGCAGCAGATCCATGTTGTATCGTCGGTCGATGAATTAAACAAAAAAAGTATCGAGCATGAAAGGAGTCATCTCCTTCATTCACGAGATAGCAGAACAAACCAATCTGCTTGCATTGAATGCATCCATCGAGGCCGCCCGCGCAGGTGA
- a CDS encoding Crp/Fnr family transcriptional regulator, with amino-acid sequence MKELKASGQIETYLRSHQIEGLFNEEIRPYLTLYEFEIGEQICSQGEAVENLYILVKGKVKIFTTSEEGKTLILSFKTPLEVIGDIEYVQEIDTINTVEAVSPVVMIGVRQTVLKRFLKDHSPFLQFLLTIITRKFYIKSQFMRHNILYPVETRLASYLVSVAYDENEALVNGKVSTSNLTDIANLIGTSYRHLNRIIKEFSLNGLVERDNGAILIKDLDGLKSVAKENLYE; translated from the coding sequence ATGAAAGAATTAAAAGCATCGGGACAGATCGAAACGTATCTGCGGTCTCACCAGATTGAAGGTTTATTTAATGAGGAGATTCGTCCTTACCTAACCCTATATGAATTTGAAATAGGGGAGCAGATCTGTTCACAGGGTGAGGCTGTTGAGAATCTATATATACTGGTTAAGGGGAAAGTGAAGATATTTACCACGTCAGAAGAGGGTAAGACATTGATTCTTTCCTTTAAAACTCCGCTTGAAGTTATTGGAGATATTGAATATGTGCAGGAAATAGATACGATCAACACGGTGGAGGCTGTTTCTCCTGTCGTCATGATTGGAGTCCGGCAAACTGTGCTAAAAAGATTTTTAAAAGACCACTCGCCGTTCCTGCAATTTTTGCTAACAATCATTACAAGAAAATTCTATATTAAATCCCAGTTCATGCGCCATAATATCCTGTACCCGGTTGAGACTCGACTAGCCAGCTATCTCGTATCTGTCGCCTATGATGAAAACGAAGCGCTGGTTAATGGGAAGGTAAGTACGTCTAATCTTACTGACATTGCCAATTTAATTGGAACAAGCTATCGTCATCTTAACCGGATCATTAAAGAATTTTCATTAAATGGTCTAGTGGAGCGGGACAACGGCGCAATCTTAATCAAGGATTTAGATGGACTCAAATCTGTTGCTAAGGAAAACCTTTATGAATAG
- a CDS encoding DMT family transporter has translation MKGLIFAFLGGAFITLQGVANARISQDIGTWQTASITQLTGFLAALFVLVFAVKGQWEGLRKVRPLYLIGGTFGAIVVFSNVTAIHFIGVTLTVSAMLIAQLGMTFLIDRNGWFEVKKQKMRGPQLVGISMMVAGVMILGW, from the coding sequence ATGAAAGGTTTAATTTTTGCTTTTTTAGGTGGAGCTTTTATCACGCTGCAGGGAGTCGCTAATGCGAGGATTAGCCAGGATATTGGTACATGGCAGACAGCATCAATTACACAACTTACCGGGTTTTTAGCTGCTCTGTTCGTTCTGGTTTTTGCTGTAAAAGGACAATGGGAAGGGCTCAGAAAAGTAAGGCCGCTATATCTGATTGGCGGTACGTTTGGGGCAATTGTTGTCTTTAGCAACGTTACGGCAATTCATTTTATCGGAGTCACTCTGACAGTTTCTGCGATGTTGATTGCACAGCTTGGGATGACGTTCCTGATTGACCGGAATGGATGGTTTGAGGTAAAAAAACAAAAAATGAGAGGACCGCAACTGGTTGGAATTTCAATGATGGTAGCAGGTGTGATGATCCTGGGTTGGTAA